From the candidate division WOR-3 bacterium genome, one window contains:
- a CDS encoding sigma 54-interacting transcriptional regulator codes for MAESEEPALILGESGSGKEIISRFIHCLSKRREKPFYPMNCSSEHEKDILYSKLFGHEKGAYTGAIEKRRGLLKSADGGTVFLDEIQSSSENFQCSLLRFLDFREIQPLGSDRIERADVRIISASSLSLEELKNSLYLPLFYRIEGLELTILPLREREDKEAYIYYFLLKECKRLGMEKEISEPAMEALKRYPWPGNLREMRKVIHSAVLLSKGKTIEIEDLPEKMKNEEKEQSIPLELTPFLSKKGLSMDSILSFNKKEQMDDPTLNNAIRTHIQKVLSLTKGNKSKAAKILGIPLTTLISKMKRLGIE; via the coding sequence ATAGCAGAATCAGAGGAGCCAGCTCTTATCTTAGGTGAGTCAGGCTCTGGGAAGGAGATTATATCAAGATTTATTCATTGTTTGAGCAAAAGAAGAGAAAAACCCTTTTATCCAATGAACTGCTCATCTGAGCATGAAAAGGACATTCTTTACTCCAAGCTATTTGGACATGAAAAGGGAGCATACACTGGAGCGATTGAAAAAAGGAGAGGGCTACTGAAGTCAGCTGATGGAGGGACAGTATTCTTGGATGAAATTCAATCGTCATCAGAGAATTTCCAGTGTTCTCTTTTAAGATTTCTTGATTTCCGAGAGATTCAACCCCTTGGCTCAGACAGAATTGAAAGAGCGGATGTTCGAATAATCTCAGCAAGCTCTCTTTCACTGGAAGAGCTAAAGAATTCTCTTTATCTACCATTATTTTACAGAATAGAAGGTCTTGAGCTTACAATCCTACCTTTGAGGGAGAGGGAGGATAAAGAAGCATACATTTATTATTTTCTTCTCAAGGAATGTAAGAGACTTGGCATGGAGAAGGAGATAAGCGAGCCAGCAATGGAAGCACTGAAGAGATACCCATGGCCAGGGAATCTTAGGGAGATGAGGAAAGTGATACACAGTGCAGTTCTTCTTTCAAAAGGGAAAACAATAGAGATAGAAGACCTTCCAGAGAAGATGAAGAACGAGGAGAAAGAACAATCCATTCCTCTGGAATTGACTCCCTTTCTATCAAAGAAGGGCTTATCTATGGATTCTATTCTTTCCTTCAACAAAAAAGAGCAAATGGATGATCCAACTCTAAACAATGCAATAAGAACACACATTCAGAAGGTATTATCCCTTACAAAAGGAAATAAAAGCAAAGCGGCAAAAATTCTGGGGATTCCCCTTACAACACTGATTAGCAAAATGAAAAGGTTAGGAATAGAGTAA